Proteins from a single region of Hymenobacter aquaticus:
- a CDS encoding 2'-5' RNA ligase family protein — translation MTTLPPSPAPPLILTLALDEPASRFFNELRQAHFPPQRNFLAAHLTLFHHLPGPQQAEIEQQLAALAGAQPPLLLQVAGVQFLGQGVAYRLESEALESLHRRLQQQWWPQLTPQDQQKRRPHVTVQNKVRPEVARALHQELTASFNPFSATGTGLQLWAYRNGPWEWLRDFPFTG, via the coding sequence ATGACCACTCTGCCCCCATCCCCCGCGCCGCCCCTGATTCTGACCCTGGCGCTGGATGAGCCGGCCAGCCGGTTTTTCAACGAGCTGCGGCAGGCCCACTTTCCACCGCAGCGCAACTTTCTGGCGGCTCACCTCACCCTGTTTCACCATTTGCCGGGCCCGCAGCAGGCCGAAATTGAGCAGCAGCTGGCGGCTCTGGCCGGGGCGCAGCCGCCGCTGCTGCTACAGGTAGCGGGCGTGCAGTTTCTGGGCCAGGGCGTAGCTTACCGGCTGGAAAGTGAGGCGCTGGAGAGCCTGCACCGCCGCCTGCAACAGCAGTGGTGGCCCCAGCTCACGCCCCAGGATCAGCAAAAGCGGCGCCCCCACGTAACGGTGCAGAACAAGGTGCGGCCCGAAGTAGCCCGGGCCCTGCACCAGGAGCTAACGGCTTCGTTCAACCCATTTTCGGCCACCGGCACCGGCCTGCAGCTGTGGGCCTACCGCAACGGCCCCTGGGAGTGGCTGCGAGATTTTCCATTCACTGGCTGA
- the pncA gene encoding bifunctional nicotinamidase/pyrazinamidase, producing MKALLLIDIQPDFLPGGSLAVPGGDAVVPLANALQPHFDLVVATQDWHPPHHQSFAASHPGQQPFAEIDLHGLRQVLWPVHCVQGSAGAALAGALDTNRVEAIFRKGTNPEIDSYSGFYDNGHRKSTGLADYLRGRGIRQVYVAGLAADYCVYFTAKDALQEGFDTYLIEDATRAISPEGFERTKADLTRLGGHIVHSSSLLPTT from the coding sequence ATGAAAGCTCTGCTGCTCATTGATATTCAACCCGATTTTCTGCCCGGCGGCTCCCTGGCCGTGCCCGGCGGCGACGCCGTGGTGCCCCTGGCCAATGCCCTGCAACCCCACTTCGACCTGGTAGTAGCCACCCAGGATTGGCACCCGCCCCACCACCAGAGCTTCGCGGCCTCCCACCCGGGGCAGCAGCCTTTCGCCGAAATCGACCTGCACGGCCTGCGCCAGGTGCTCTGGCCGGTGCATTGCGTGCAGGGCTCGGCCGGGGCCGCCCTGGCCGGCGCGCTGGACACCAACCGCGTGGAAGCCATTTTCCGCAAGGGCACCAACCCGGAAATCGACAGCTACAGCGGCTTCTACGACAACGGCCACCGCAAATCGACGGGCCTGGCGGACTACCTGCGCGGCCGGGGCATCCGGCAGGTGTACGTGGCCGGCCTGGCCGCCGACTACTGCGTGTACTTCACGGCCAAAGACGCGCTGCAGGAAGGCTTCGACACCTATCTGATTGAGGATGCCACCCGGGCCATTTCGCCCGAGGGCTTCGAGCGGACCAAAGCCGACCTGACGCGGCTCGGCGGCCATATCGTACACAGCAGCAGCCTGCTGCCCACTACCTAA
- a CDS encoding class I SAM-dependent methyltransferase, which yields MAPDPEYLALNRALWNARTGPHLASDFYAVEAFKAGNTSLNGIELALLGDVAGQRILHLQCHFGQDSLSLARLGAQVTGVDLSDVAIAAARGLSAELGVPAEFICCDVHALPEHLPQAQFDLVYMTYGVLNWWPDLGRWAALVHRYLRPGGRLLLVEFHPVVWMFDNDFTRLQYSYFNSGPIQETEVGTYADQQADLVHQSVTWNHSLSEVIGSLLTQGLHLAHFAEYDYSPYNCFAHTVAQPDGTFRIGPLGTQAPLVYSVVAVRP from the coding sequence ATGGCTCCCGACCCCGAGTACCTCGCCCTGAACCGCGCCCTGTGGAACGCCCGCACCGGCCCGCACCTGGCCTCCGATTTCTACGCCGTGGAGGCCTTCAAGGCCGGCAATACTTCTTTGAACGGCATCGAGCTGGCCCTGCTCGGCGACGTGGCCGGGCAGCGCATTTTGCACCTGCAATGCCACTTCGGGCAGGATAGTTTGTCGCTGGCCCGGCTGGGTGCCCAGGTCACGGGCGTCGATTTGTCGGATGTGGCCATTGCGGCGGCCCGCGGCCTGAGCGCCGAGTTGGGCGTGCCGGCCGAGTTTATCTGCTGCGACGTGCACGCGCTGCCTGAGCACCTGCCCCAGGCGCAGTTCGACCTGGTCTACATGACCTACGGCGTGCTGAACTGGTGGCCCGACCTGGGCCGCTGGGCCGCGCTGGTGCACCGCTACCTGCGGCCCGGCGGCCGGTTGTTGCTGGTCGAGTTTCACCCCGTGGTGTGGATGTTCGACAACGACTTTACCCGCCTGCAATACAGCTACTTCAACTCGGGCCCCATCCAGGAAACGGAAGTGGGCACCTACGCCGACCAGCAGGCCGACCTGGTGCACCAGTCCGTTACCTGGAACCACAGCCTGAGCGAGGTTATCGGGAGCCTGCTGACCCAGGGCCTGCACCTCGCGCACTTCGCCGAGTACGATTATTCGCCCTACAACTGCTTTGCCCACACCGTGGCCCAGCCCGACGGCACGTTCCGCATCGGGCCGCTCGGTACGCAGGCGCCGCTGGTGTATTCGGTGGTGGCCGTCAGGCCGTAG
- the hutI gene encoding imidazolonepropionase produces MPYSLLIRNCGQLLTLSGGPTDRPLAGPHLSDWLILENAFVACEGPIIVALGPMAELDEAQVTAETQVLDAGGQVVLPGLVECHTHLVFAGNRAHEFQRKLQGESYLDILASGGGILSTVRATRAAPEEELLANALRHLRDFRRYGITTLEAKSGYGLDKETELRLVRVAREAGRRQPVRVVPTFLGAHVVPPEYKGRPADYLAFLAAEVLPALAGAAEFVDIFCEEGAFSVADSRRYLQQARELGFKLKIHAEQLHDLGGCAMAAELGAVSVDHCDYLSAPDAARVAASGQTVAVLLPLVPLFLRQDKYAPGRQLIAQGVPVALSTDFNPGSCPSKNLWLALSMACLKMGFTPKEAIAAVTLNAAWALRLAPEIGSIEVGKRADMLVLNVPDYQEIPYWLGENPVREVIIGGQVHA; encoded by the coding sequence GTGCCGTATTCCCTGCTTATCCGCAACTGTGGCCAACTCCTGACCCTCAGTGGCGGCCCCACCGACCGGCCCCTGGCTGGCCCGCACCTGTCCGACTGGCTGATTCTGGAAAATGCCTTTGTCGCCTGTGAAGGCCCGATAATCGTGGCCCTGGGGCCGATGGCCGAGCTGGATGAGGCGCAGGTGACGGCCGAAACCCAAGTGCTGGACGCCGGCGGGCAAGTGGTGCTGCCGGGCCTGGTGGAGTGCCACACCCACCTGGTGTTTGCCGGCAACCGGGCCCACGAGTTTCAGCGCAAGCTGCAAGGCGAATCTTACCTCGATATTCTGGCCTCGGGCGGCGGTATTCTGAGCACCGTGCGCGCCACGCGGGCTGCCCCGGAAGAGGAGCTGCTGGCCAACGCCCTGCGCCATCTGCGCGACTTCCGGCGCTACGGCATCACCACGCTGGAGGCCAAGAGCGGCTACGGCCTGGATAAGGAAACCGAGCTGCGCCTGGTGCGCGTGGCCCGGGAGGCCGGCCGCCGGCAGCCGGTGCGGGTGGTGCCCACGTTTCTGGGGGCCCACGTGGTGCCGCCCGAGTACAAGGGCCGCCCCGCCGACTACCTCGCTTTTCTGGCCGCCGAGGTGCTGCCCGCGCTGGCCGGGGCGGCGGAGTTCGTGGATATTTTCTGCGAGGAAGGCGCGTTCAGCGTGGCCGATTCGCGGCGCTACTTGCAGCAGGCCCGGGAGCTGGGCTTCAAGCTGAAAATCCACGCCGAGCAGCTCCACGACCTGGGCGGCTGCGCCATGGCCGCCGAGCTGGGGGCCGTCAGCGTAGACCACTGCGACTACCTCAGTGCCCCGGACGCGGCCCGGGTGGCGGCCTCGGGCCAGACGGTGGCCGTGCTGCTGCCGCTGGTGCCGCTGTTTTTGCGCCAGGATAAGTACGCGCCCGGCCGCCAGCTCATTGCCCAGGGCGTGCCCGTGGCCCTCAGCACCGACTTTAACCCCGGCTCCTGCCCGAGCAAAAACCTGTGGTTGGCCTTGTCGATGGCCTGCCTGAAAATGGGCTTCACCCCTAAGGAAGCCATTGCCGCCGTAACCCTCAACGCGGCCTGGGCCCTGCGGCTGGCCCCGGAAATCGGCAGCATTGAGGTAGGCAAGCGGGCCGATATGCTGGTGCTGAACGTGCCCGACTACCAGGAAATACCCTACTGGCTGGGCGAAAACCCGGTGCGCGAAGTCATCATCGGCGGGCAGGTGCACGCCTGA
- a CDS encoding spore photoproduct lyase family protein — MFYTRHQLPVLMLETGAFVSLSDTLLTDQPPATPQPLTHSARLWLPKRVLFTPDALDEPFGQQMYERVRAHDLEIEVLKSNRLTGLRGVDVRETYRNAKNTLAVVCAPPGALKLQPTPPSADWQMNLAEGCPAHCQYCYLAGSLQGPPVVRAYANLPKLLAGTAAYEQAGRTTSFEVSCYTDVLGIEHLTGSLAECIRYYGAREGARLRFVSKYDAVDSLLGLPHHGRTRARFSLNAEPIARRLEGGTASVAARLRALRQLALPREQGGGGYPVGVVLAPIMPIPEWRAHYAALLDRLAATLDFPCDLTVEMISHRFTPGSRDVLQQWYPNTSLDLSEAGRAVKRNKFGGTKYVYQPEEMRVLKQFFFTEWQRRFPLAPIQYWT, encoded by the coding sequence GTGTTCTATACCCGTCACCAGCTACCTGTTCTGATGCTCGAAACCGGCGCCTTCGTTTCCCTTTCCGATACCCTGCTTACCGACCAGCCCCCGGCCACCCCGCAGCCGCTCACCCACTCGGCGCGGCTGTGGCTGCCCAAGCGGGTGCTCTTCACCCCCGATGCCCTCGACGAGCCGTTTGGCCAGCAGATGTACGAGCGGGTGCGGGCCCACGACCTGGAAATAGAAGTGCTGAAAAGCAACCGCCTGACCGGGCTGCGGGGCGTCGACGTGCGCGAAACGTACCGCAACGCCAAAAACACGCTGGCCGTGGTGTGCGCCCCGCCCGGCGCCCTGAAGCTGCAACCCACCCCGCCCTCGGCCGACTGGCAGATGAACCTGGCCGAAGGCTGCCCGGCGCACTGCCAGTACTGCTACCTGGCCGGCAGCCTGCAAGGGCCGCCGGTGGTGCGGGCCTACGCCAACCTGCCCAAGCTGCTGGCCGGCACGGCTGCCTACGAGCAGGCCGGGCGCACCACCAGCTTCGAAGTGAGCTGCTACACCGACGTGCTGGGCATCGAGCACCTGACCGGCAGCCTGGCCGAGTGCATCCGCTACTACGGGGCCCGCGAAGGCGCGCGGCTGCGGTTTGTGAGCAAGTACGACGCGGTAGATTCCCTGCTCGGGTTGCCCCACCACGGCCGCACCCGCGCCCGGTTCAGCCTGAATGCCGAGCCCATTGCCCGCCGCTTGGAAGGCGGTACGGCCTCGGTGGCGGCCCGTCTGCGGGCCCTGCGCCAGCTGGCCTTGCCCCGGGAGCAGGGTGGGGGCGGCTACCCCGTGGGCGTGGTGCTGGCTCCCATTATGCCCATTCCGGAGTGGCGCGCCCACTACGCGGCCCTGCTCGACCGGCTGGCCGCCACCCTCGACTTTCCCTGCGACCTGACCGTGGAAATGATTAGCCACCGCTTCACGCCCGGCTCCCGGGACGTGCTACAGCAGTGGTATCCCAACACCAGCCTCGACCTGAGCGAAGCTGGCCGGGCCGTGAAGCGCAACAAGTTCGGGGGCACCAAATACGTGTACCAGCCCGAGGAAATGCGCGTGCTCAAGCAGTTTTTCTTTACCGAATGGCAGCGCCGCTTTCCGCTGGCGCCCATTCAGTACTGGACGTAA
- the ctlX gene encoding citrulline utilization hydrolase CtlX, producing MQSASTVFLVRPIRFGFNPETAGSNHFQRVIAGLSDAQVQEKAFAEFDAMVATLRAHGMQVLVFDDTPEPAKPDAVFPNNWGSFHADGRVVLYPMCAPNRRPERRPDILARLGQQFALRDVVDLSAYEQQGQFLEGTGSLIFDHVHRVVYACLSVRTDAGLLTEVAARLGYRPVAFHAHDARGQLIYHTNVMMCVGAGFAVVCLASITDATERQAVADSLTATGHEIVAISLAQVAEFAGNMLTLQPAGRPTELLAMSQRAHDALTPEQRLALSRYCELLPLPIPTIETIGGGSARCMLAEVFLPPLAS from the coding sequence ATGCAATCTGCCTCCACCGTTTTCCTCGTGCGGCCCATCCGCTTCGGCTTCAACCCGGAAACGGCCGGATCCAACCACTTTCAGCGGGTCATTGCTGGCCTGAGCGACGCGCAGGTGCAGGAAAAAGCCTTTGCCGAGTTTGACGCTATGGTCGCGACGCTGCGCGCCCACGGCATGCAGGTTCTGGTCTTCGACGATACCCCGGAGCCCGCCAAGCCCGACGCCGTGTTTCCCAACAACTGGGGCTCCTTCCACGCCGATGGCCGGGTGGTGCTCTACCCCATGTGCGCCCCCAACCGCCGGCCCGAGCGGCGCCCGGATATTCTGGCCCGCCTCGGCCAGCAGTTTGCGCTGCGCGACGTGGTTGATTTGTCGGCGTACGAGCAGCAGGGGCAGTTTCTGGAAGGCACCGGCAGCCTGATCTTCGACCACGTGCACCGGGTGGTCTACGCCTGTTTGTCGGTGCGCACGGATGCCGGGCTGCTCACGGAGGTGGCCGCCCGGTTGGGCTACCGGCCCGTGGCCTTCCACGCCCACGACGCGCGGGGCCAGCTTATTTACCACACCAACGTGATGATGTGCGTGGGGGCCGGGTTTGCCGTGGTTTGCCTGGCAAGCATTACCGACGCCACTGAGCGGCAAGCCGTAGCCGATTCGCTGACGGCCACCGGCCACGAAATCGTGGCTATTTCCCTGGCACAGGTCGCCGAGTTTGCCGGCAACATGCTCACGCTGCAACCCGCCGGCCGCCCTACCGAGCTGCTGGCTATGTCGCAGCGGGCCCACGACGCCCTGACGCCCGAGCAGCGCCTGGCGTTGAGCCGCTACTGCGAGCTGCTGCCGCTGCCCATTCCGACCATCGAAACCATTGGGGGCGGCAGCGCCCGGTGCATGCTGGCGGAAGTGTTTCTGCCACCCCTGGCTTCGTAG
- a CDS encoding malate:quinone oxidoreductase encodes MNTTDNSPESTVDVVLIGAGIMSATLGMMLKELQPDLTITVLERLDVAAAESSDAWNNAGTGHSAFCELNYTPQRPDGSIDISKAIGIAESFEVSKQFWTFLAEKYAVKELQRFINHIPHMSFVWGEANVDYLRKRHAALTQSPLFKGMEYSEDRRQIEQWIPLVMEGREPGQPVAATNMELGTDVNFGSLTRGMFYLLQEKPGVTFHFNHEVTKLKRRDDGQWRVKATDRLTGQTRKVTARFVFIGAGGGSLTLLEKSDIPEGHGFGGFPVSGQWLKCVNPAVIERHQAKVYGKAAVGSPPMSVPHLDSRMINGKRELLFGPYAGFSTKFLKKGSFLDLPASIRAGNLRPMIIAGLKNIPLTRYLINQVRQSPQDRLAALKEYLPNARPEDWELEIAGQRVQVIKKDEKEGGVLEFGTEVVSAADGSIAALLGASPGASTAVSIMVSLVQKCFPAQAASPEWQATFREMIPSFGQKLNDNPALLEQIRTHTSTVLGLTEPAAASK; translated from the coding sequence ATGAATACTACCGATAACTCTCCGGAAAGCACCGTCGACGTCGTGCTCATCGGCGCCGGCATTATGAGCGCCACGCTGGGCATGATGCTGAAGGAGTTGCAACCCGACCTGACCATTACCGTGCTGGAGCGCCTCGACGTGGCCGCCGCCGAAAGCTCCGACGCCTGGAACAACGCCGGCACGGGCCACTCGGCCTTCTGCGAGCTGAACTACACGCCCCAGCGCCCCGACGGCTCCATCGACATCAGCAAGGCCATCGGCATTGCCGAGTCGTTCGAAGTCTCGAAGCAGTTCTGGACGTTCCTGGCCGAGAAATACGCAGTAAAGGAGCTCCAGCGCTTCATCAACCACATTCCCCACATGAGTTTCGTGTGGGGCGAGGCCAACGTGGACTACCTGCGCAAGCGCCACGCGGCCCTCACCCAGTCGCCCCTGTTCAAGGGCATGGAGTACTCCGAAGACCGCCGGCAGATTGAGCAGTGGATTCCGCTGGTGATGGAAGGCCGGGAGCCGGGCCAGCCCGTGGCCGCCACCAACATGGAGCTGGGCACCGACGTGAACTTCGGCTCCCTGACCCGCGGCATGTTCTACCTGCTCCAGGAAAAGCCCGGCGTCACGTTCCACTTCAACCACGAAGTCACCAAGCTCAAGCGCCGCGACGACGGGCAGTGGCGGGTGAAAGCTACCGACCGCCTCACCGGCCAGACCCGCAAGGTCACGGCCCGGTTCGTGTTTATCGGGGCCGGCGGCGGCTCGCTTACCCTGCTCGAGAAGTCGGACATTCCGGAGGGTCACGGCTTTGGGGGCTTCCCCGTGAGCGGCCAGTGGCTGAAGTGCGTGAACCCGGCCGTCATTGAGCGGCACCAGGCCAAGGTCTACGGCAAGGCCGCCGTGGGCTCGCCGCCCATGTCGGTGCCCCACCTCGACTCGCGCATGATCAACGGCAAGCGGGAGCTGCTGTTTGGGCCCTACGCGGGCTTCAGCACCAAGTTCCTGAAGAAAGGCTCGTTCCTGGATCTGCCCGCCTCCATCCGGGCCGGCAACCTGCGCCCCATGATTATTGCCGGCCTCAAAAACATTCCCCTCACCCGCTACCTCATCAACCAGGTGCGCCAGTCGCCCCAGGACCGCCTGGCCGCCCTGAAGGAGTACCTGCCCAATGCCCGCCCCGAAGACTGGGAGCTGGAAATTGCCGGCCAGCGGGTGCAGGTCATCAAGAAAGACGAGAAGGAAGGCGGCGTGCTCGAATTCGGCACCGAAGTCGTGAGTGCCGCCGACGGCTCCATTGCCGCCCTGCTAGGGGCTTCGCCGGGCGCGTCCACGGCCGTGTCCATCATGGTAAGCCTGGTGCAGAAGTGTTTCCCGGCCCAGGCGGCTTCGCCCGAGTGGCAGGCCACGTTCCGGGAGATGATTCCCTCCTTTGGCCAGAAGCTCAACGACAACCCCGCGCTGCTGGAGCAGATCCGGACCCATACCAGCACCGTGCTGGGCCTCACCGAACCGGCGGCGGCCAGCAAATAG
- a CDS encoding TonB-dependent receptor, producing the protein MAEAVGGTVLTSTGEPLPGATIFVKGSFIGTSSNQLGQFHLAVAFDKGPVTLVVAFVGYESQEITLSGPDAELVVSLVPSAAAVNATVVSASRVEENILRTSVTIDKVSARQLERFSTPEVLAGLGQLPGVDVNSASMLFTSVSTRGFNTAKSERVMQLVDYMDTALPSLNLSPGNLVGLPELDLESIELLHGPASALYGANALSGVVLFNSKDPFVYEGLSVRLRGGQRNLLDGQLRYAKKLTDKLALKLNASGFQAQDWLAQNYEAASFSQNPEGSSLGYDAVNRSGELSFRFTDDPKQQLPGGTHPDLYGKTVYMPGFTEQELIGPDQKTKSYRVQGALSYLLKDNLQLTLEAKRATGTATYQNISRFRVKDLGTNQYRAELKSNRGFVRLYSTEDFTGSSYELAQLGALLLGSTAQETSPYGPLSYAQLYFSTYNTVYSDAIRQPGTTQAQALAQAQQAANATQLQSADPRFATLRAQLVADDQPGRGAQQRFNSFLNDISAQRSFRASDFGTDLILGAAYREYRLGSDGKLFDDFNRRRIRNYEFGAYGQLTQTLLHEHLKLALAGRVDYFRNFSPALSPRASAVYSFGPEQRHNFRASYAGAYRSPSQLEQYAHSDVTSFIVLGNISSGFQGYSFTDANGNPYGTPGIPLAAFAINLPKLKLERSNTLEVGYKGMLLPKLYADVSYFRSVYTDFIGGQAFAGNVDGSRPTQAQIDEGLPGFTDRTKPTRIIFTWFNNARQVRTQGATLGLAYKLSKAMSLTGNYSLNVLDRHRLPADFQTFFNTPRHKFNLGVHGTVRQHLTYALNYRWAEGHRQEMPFATGTIRAYSSTDAYLGYALPELGTTLQAGVSNLFNANNIQIIGGPQIGRLAFLGVLVNVK; encoded by the coding sequence GTGGCCGAGGCCGTGGGCGGCACGGTGCTCACCAGTACCGGCGAGCCGCTGCCCGGGGCCACCATATTCGTTAAAGGCTCTTTTATCGGCACCAGCTCCAACCAGCTCGGGCAGTTTCACCTGGCCGTAGCCTTCGACAAAGGCCCCGTGACGCTGGTCGTTGCCTTTGTAGGCTACGAGTCTCAGGAAATCACGCTCAGCGGCCCCGATGCGGAGCTGGTGGTTTCGCTGGTGCCCAGCGCGGCGGCGGTGAATGCCACGGTGGTATCGGCCTCGCGGGTGGAGGAAAACATCTTGCGCACGTCCGTTACCATCGACAAGGTATCGGCGCGGCAGCTGGAGCGCTTCAGCACGCCGGAGGTGCTGGCCGGCCTGGGCCAGCTGCCGGGCGTGGACGTGAACTCGGCCTCGATGCTCTTTACCTCCGTCAGCACGCGTGGCTTCAACACGGCCAAGAGCGAGCGGGTCATGCAGCTGGTCGACTACATGGACACGGCCCTGCCGAGCCTGAACCTGAGCCCGGGCAACCTGGTGGGCCTGCCCGAGCTGGACCTGGAGAGCATCGAGCTGCTGCACGGGCCGGCCTCGGCGTTGTACGGGGCCAACGCGCTGAGCGGGGTGGTCTTGTTCAACAGCAAGGACCCGTTCGTGTACGAGGGGCTGAGCGTGCGCCTGCGCGGGGGGCAGCGCAACCTGCTGGACGGGCAGCTGCGCTACGCCAAGAAGCTCACCGACAAGCTGGCCCTCAAGCTCAACGCCAGCGGGTTTCAGGCCCAGGACTGGCTGGCCCAGAACTACGAGGCGGCCAGCTTCTCACAGAACCCCGAAGGCTCCAGCCTCGGCTACGACGCCGTCAACCGGTCGGGGGAGCTAAGCTTTCGGTTTACCGACGACCCCAAACAGCAGCTGCCCGGCGGCACCCACCCCGACCTGTACGGCAAGACGGTGTACATGCCCGGCTTCACGGAGCAGGAGCTGATTGGGCCCGACCAGAAAACCAAGTCCTACCGCGTGCAGGGCGCCTTGTCTTACCTGCTGAAGGACAACCTGCAGCTGACCCTGGAAGCCAAGCGCGCGACGGGCACGGCCACCTACCAGAACATCAGCCGGTTTCGGGTGAAAGATCTGGGCACCAATCAGTACCGGGCCGAGCTGAAAAGCAACCGGGGGTTTGTGCGCCTGTATTCCACCGAAGACTTCACCGGCAGCAGCTACGAGCTGGCCCAGCTCGGGGCTTTGCTGCTGGGCTCCACGGCCCAAGAAACCAGCCCGTATGGCCCCCTGAGCTATGCGCAGCTGTATTTCAGCACCTACAACACGGTGTATTCCGACGCCATCCGGCAGCCCGGCACCACGCAGGCGCAGGCGCTGGCCCAGGCCCAGCAGGCGGCCAATGCCACCCAGCTGCAAAGCGCCGACCCGCGCTTTGCCACGCTGCGCGCCCAGCTCGTGGCCGACGACCAGCCGGGCCGGGGCGCGCAGCAGCGGTTCAACTCCTTTCTGAACGACATCAGCGCCCAGCGCAGCTTCCGCGCGTCCGACTTCGGCACCGACCTGATTCTGGGCGCGGCCTACCGCGAATACCGCCTGGGCTCCGACGGCAAGCTGTTCGACGACTTCAACCGCCGCCGCATCCGCAACTACGAGTTTGGGGCCTACGGGCAGCTGACCCAGACCTTGCTGCACGAGCACCTGAAGCTGGCTCTGGCCGGCCGCGTCGATTACTTCCGCAACTTTTCCCCGGCGTTGTCGCCCCGGGCCTCGGCCGTGTATTCGTTTGGGCCCGAGCAGCGGCATAATTTCCGGGCCAGCTACGCCGGGGCCTACCGCAGCCCGTCCCAGCTGGAGCAGTACGCCCACTCCGACGTCACCTCGTTTATCGTGCTGGGCAACATCAGCAGCGGGTTTCAGGGCTACAGCTTCACCGATGCCAACGGCAACCCCTACGGCACGCCGGGCATTCCGCTGGCCGCCTTTGCCATCAATTTGCCCAAGCTCAAGCTGGAACGCTCCAACACGCTGGAAGTGGGCTACAAAGGCATGCTGCTGCCCAAGCTCTACGCCGACGTGAGCTACTTCCGCAGCGTCTACACCGACTTTATCGGGGGCCAGGCCTTTGCCGGCAACGTGGACGGCAGCCGCCCCACCCAGGCCCAGATCGACGAAGGGCTGCCCGGCTTCACCGACCGGACCAAGCCCACGCGCATCATCTTTACCTGGTTCAACAACGCCCGGCAGGTGCGCACCCAGGGCGCCACGCTGGGCCTGGCCTACAAGCTCAGCAAAGCCATGAGCCTGACCGGCAACTACTCGCTCAACGTGCTGGACCGCCACCGCCTGCCGGCCGATTTCCAGACGTTTTTCAACACGCCCAGGCACAAGTTCAATCTGGGCGTGCACGGCACCGTCCGCCAGCACCTGACCTACGCCCTGAACTACCGCTGGGCCGAAGGCCACCGCCAGGAAATGCCCTTCGCCACGGGCACCATCCGGGCCTACAGCTCCACGGATGCCTACCTGGGCTACGCGCTGCCCGAGCTGGGTACCACGTTGCAAGCCGGCGTCTCTAACCTATTCAACGCCAACAATATCCAGATTATCGGTGGCCCCCAGATTGGCCGGCTGGCTTTTCTGGGCGTGCTGGTGAATGTGAAGTAG
- a CDS encoding SDR family oxidoreductase: MNPANNTVLITGGASGIGLALAERFVRAGSEVIVVGRREDKLREARAQLPGLHTRVCDVARAADRKSLLEWVKNEFPGVNVLLNNAGIQNRLQLADDPEDWESRRQEIVINLEAPIHLAMLFIPHLRQQPNPYIINVTSGLSFAPAAFAPIYSATKAALHSFTLSLRHQLAQSTPIQVLEIVPPAVNTDLGGAGLHTFGVPVDAFADSIMARLAAGEQEVGYGTSEEMRNASRAETDARFQLINNR; encoded by the coding sequence ATGAACCCAGCGAATAACACCGTCTTGATTACCGGAGGCGCCTCCGGCATTGGCCTGGCCCTGGCCGAGCGTTTCGTGCGGGCCGGCAGTGAGGTCATCGTCGTGGGCCGGCGCGAAGACAAGCTGCGCGAAGCCCGGGCCCAGCTGCCGGGCCTGCACACCCGCGTGTGCGACGTGGCCCGGGCCGCCGACCGTAAAAGCCTGCTGGAGTGGGTGAAAAACGAGTTTCCGGGGGTGAACGTGCTGCTCAACAACGCCGGCATTCAGAACCGCCTGCAGCTGGCCGACGACCCGGAAGACTGGGAAAGCCGCCGCCAGGAAATCGTCATCAACCTGGAAGCCCCGATTCATCTGGCCATGCTGTTTATTCCGCATCTGCGCCAGCAGCCCAACCCTTACATCATCAACGTCACGTCGGGGTTGTCGTTTGCGCCGGCCGCGTTTGCGCCCATCTACAGCGCCACTAAGGCCGCGCTGCACTCCTTCACGCTTTCGTTGCGGCACCAGCTGGCCCAGTCCACCCCGATTCAGGTGCTGGAAATCGTGCCGCCGGCCGTGAATACCGATTTGGGCGGGGCCGGGCTGCACACGTTCGGCGTGCCCGTCGATGCCTTCGCCGACTCCATCATGGCGCGCCTGGCCGCTGGCGAGCAGGAGGTGGGCTACGGTACTTCCGAGGAAATGCGCAACGCTTCCCGCGCGGAAACGGACGCCCGGTTTCAGTTGATTAACAACCGCTAA